In Thermoanaerobaculales bacterium, one DNA window encodes the following:
- the ftsE gene encoding cell division ATP-binding protein FtsE: MIRLRSVHKEYDGRKVLRDLDLQVDAGEFVFVTGPSGAGKTTLLRLLYAAERPTSGEVWVGGERVDGISRARLPALRRRIGVIFQDFKLLRRKTVLENITFVLRFHGVAPREAHRRAYLVLKRLGLHHRQSALPDALSGGEQQRVAIARALAYQPRLILADEPTGNLDADLAGELLSLLCDINYQGATVVLATHDNGLLESIPARAIVLHGGGINYDGVWPP, encoded by the coding sequence GTGATACGGCTGCGCAGCGTGCACAAGGAGTACGACGGTCGAAAGGTCCTCCGTGACCTCGACCTTCAGGTGGACGCGGGCGAGTTCGTGTTCGTGACCGGGCCCTCGGGCGCCGGGAAGACCACCCTCCTGCGCCTGCTCTACGCTGCCGAGCGGCCGACCTCGGGCGAGGTCTGGGTGGGTGGGGAGCGGGTGGACGGCATCTCGCGCGCGCGCCTGCCTGCGCTGCGCCGCCGGATCGGCGTGATCTTCCAGGACTTCAAGCTGCTGCGGCGCAAGACCGTGCTCGAGAACATCACCTTCGTGCTGCGCTTTCACGGCGTCGCGCCGCGCGAGGCCCACCGCCGGGCGTACCTGGTGCTCAAGCGGCTCGGGCTGCACCACCGGCAGTCCGCCCTGCCCGACGCGCTGTCGGGGGGTGAGCAGCAGCGGGTGGCGATCGCCCGCGCCCTCGCCTACCAGCCGCGGCTGATCCTGGCGGACGAGCCGACCGGCAACCTCGACGCCGATCTCGCGGGGGAGCTCTTGAGCCTGCTGTGCGACATCAACTACCAGGGCGCCACGGTGGTCCTGGCCACCCACGACAACGGCCTCCTGGAGTCGATCCCGGCACGGGCCATCGTCCTCCACGGCGGCGGGATCAACTACGATGGAGTGTGGCCGCCGTGA
- a CDS encoding aminotransferase class V-fold PLP-dependent enzyme: protein MTDFVYLDNAATTFPKPPEVIREMCEFYTTRGVNPGRTGFDLALEAEQTVLQARQALAEFFGGTVRDRLVFSHNVTDALNLLIGSALSPGDHFITTCLEHNSVLRPAYQQAGRGVAVDFVPFDEHGYVHPEDIAARIKDNTRLVVMNHGSNVIGTIQPVAEVGRICRERGVLFAIDAAQTAGLVEIDVEAMSIDVVCFTGHKSLFGPTGTGGMYVAEHVDIWPCRSGGTGVKSALKTQVAEYPWRMEFGTLNTMGIAGLLAAQRWIAGRGGVAAIYEHEMRHARRLRDGLAGIDGVRLYCADMDRDHLPVFVFNIDGLPAGQAGELLDVEHDVITRTGLHCAPRVHEGIGTFEADGTVRFSPGVFTSDDDVERAIAAVADIANYARGRRERTAAAAAATT from the coding sequence ATGACCGATTTCGTCTACCTCGACAACGCCGCGACCACCTTCCCCAAGCCGCCGGAGGTGATCCGGGAGATGTGCGAGTTCTACACCACGCGCGGCGTGAACCCGGGCCGCACCGGTTTCGACCTCGCGCTGGAGGCCGAGCAGACGGTGCTCCAGGCGCGCCAGGCGCTGGCCGAGTTCTTCGGGGGCACGGTGCGCGACCGGCTGGTGTTCTCGCACAACGTCACCGACGCCCTCAACCTGCTGATCGGGAGCGCGCTGTCGCCGGGCGATCACTTCATCACCACCTGCCTGGAGCACAACTCGGTGCTGCGGCCGGCCTACCAGCAGGCCGGGCGGGGGGTCGCGGTCGACTTTGTGCCGTTCGACGAGCACGGCTACGTCCACCCCGAGGACATCGCCGCGCGCATCAAGGACAACACCAGGCTGGTGGTGATGAACCACGGCTCGAACGTCATCGGGACCATCCAGCCGGTGGCCGAGGTCGGGCGGATCTGCCGGGAGCGGGGCGTGCTGTTCGCCATCGATGCGGCCCAGACCGCCGGCCTGGTCGAGATCGACGTCGAGGCGATGAGCATCGACGTGGTCTGCTTCACCGGCCACAAGTCGCTGTTCGGGCCGACCGGCACCGGCGGCATGTACGTCGCCGAGCACGTCGACATCTGGCCCTGCCGTTCGGGCGGCACCGGGGTCAAGAGCGCCCTCAAGACCCAGGTCGCGGAGTACCCGTGGCGGATGGAGTTCGGCACCCTCAACACGATGGGGATCGCGGGCCTGCTCGCCGCCCAGCGCTGGATCGCCGGCCGCGGCGGCGTGGCCGCGATCTATGAGCACGAGATGAGGCACGCCCGCCGGCTGCGCGACGGGCTCGCCGGAATCGACGGGGTCCGCCTCTACTGCGCCGACATGGACCGCGACCACCTGCCGGTGTTCGTGTTCAACATCGACGGGCTGCCGGCGGGCCAGGCGGGCGAGCTGCTCGACGTCGAGCACGACGTGATCACGCGCACCGGTCTGCACTGCGCGCCGCGCGTCCACGAGGGCATCGGGACCTTCGAGGCCGACGGGACGGTCCGCTTCTCGCCCGGTGTCTTCACCAGCGATGACGACGTCGAGCGGGCGATCGCCGCGGTCGCGGACATCGCGAACTACGCGCGGGGACGCCGCGAGCGGACCGCGGCAGCGGCCGCGGCCACGACCTGA
- the tatA gene encoding twin-arginine translocase TatA/TatE family subunit produces MLGPIGVTELIIILVIVVILFGVNKLPKIGKGLGEGIRNFKDSIRSGHDDSTSDHKNDGGNGDPR; encoded by the coding sequence ATGCTGGGACCGATCGGTGTCACCGAGCTCATCATCATCCTGGTCATCGTCGTGATCCTGTTCGGCGTCAACAAGCTGCCCAAGATCGGCAAGGGCCTCGGCGAGGGCATCCGCAACTTCAAGGACTCCATCCGCTCCGGCCACGACGACAGCACCTCCGACCACAAGAACGACGGCGGCAACGGAGACCCCAGGTAG
- a CDS encoding phosphotransferase, whose translation MTTIMAPADAGGDRWVRREPLAGDASTRRYFRLTDRRGRTAILAEYPSDLRPALRRDLEVMAWLGGLGLRLPAVLEQDLEDGRVILEDLGPADAEATLRSVRPAERPALAAALLGPLAALAAQPASALPGWNRPLDAGRLRWELAGFELWFVRRRQGVTPSPALDRFMDELAGEVAAHPLRICHRDYHLNNLYLLDTGAVAVIDAQDALVGPDTYDAVSLVEERAMPELLAESERQSLRQAWAARTAAAPGWERRWTRVRAQRALKVLGTFARLEAAGRTGYTRWMGSLAAGLAADADAVELPGPVVDRLLDLDG comes from the coding sequence GTGACGACGATCATGGCCCCGGCCGACGCCGGCGGCGACCGCTGGGTGAGGCGCGAGCCGCTCGCCGGCGATGCCTCGACCCGGCGCTACTTCAGGCTGACGGATCGACGGGGCCGGACCGCAATCCTCGCCGAGTACCCCTCCGATCTGCGCCCAGCCCTGCGCCGCGACCTCGAGGTGATGGCCTGGCTCGGGGGCCTCGGGCTGCGGCTGCCCGCGGTCCTCGAACAGGATCTCGAGGATGGCCGCGTCATCCTCGAGGACCTCGGCCCGGCCGACGCCGAGGCCACCCTGCGCTCGGTGCGGCCCGCCGAGCGCCCGGCGCTGGCGGCGGCGCTGCTCGGGCCGCTGGCGGCCCTGGCGGCGCAGCCGGCGAGCGCCCTGCCCGGGTGGAACCGGCCGCTCGACGCGGGGCGCCTGCGCTGGGAGCTCGCCGGGTTCGAGCTGTGGTTCGTCCGCCGCCGGCAGGGGGTCACGCCGAGCCCGGCGCTCGACCGCTTCATGGACGAGCTCGCCGGGGAGGTCGCGGCCCACCCCCTCCGCATCTGCCACCGCGACTACCACCTCAACAACCTGTACCTCCTCGACACCGGTGCGGTCGCCGTCATCGACGCCCAGGACGCCCTGGTCGGACCCGACACCTACGATGCCGTGTCGCTGGTCGAGGAGCGCGCGATGCCCGAGCTGCTGGCCGAGAGCGAGCGCCAGAGCCTGCGCCAGGCGTGGGCGGCGCGGACCGCCGCGGCCCCGGGCTGGGAGCGCCGCTGGACGCGCGTCCGCGCCCAGCGCGCGCTCAAGGTCCTCGGCACCTTCGCCCGCCTCGAGGCCGCCGGCCGCACCGGCTACACCCGCTGGATGGGCAGCCTCGCCGCCGGCCTCGCGGCCGACGCCGACGCCGTCGAGCTGCCCGGGCCGGTGGTGGATCGTCTGCTAGACTTGGACGGCTGA
- a CDS encoding tetratricopeptide repeat protein, which produces MTLSHRSGLVGLVALLLAGALALPAYAEWTKGLEAYNKRDWATAAKEFEEVTKTNPDYAAGYYMLGLCQRSLGNISPALASLQKAVELDPANASYKIGLGQVQMQGNRFQDAYNTLKGVDIGSVDAKLRSTYAATFAQAAARSDRAGEAILVLNNQLKADPNNARLHQALGVAYSAESDDAKAFASFKRAYELDPSDESSARNVVTSGIAAARRASGAQKDQFYTESGRFAEQLANAQPTFDHKLLAGEAWLGAGEYQKALGWFDQAKAAQPQNALVHFYHAQCNTSLNRLDAAIDDLQAALNIGATGKLRTQIYNQMGYVYDKKTDYERAATAYRDAGNSAKVSEMQTKASAKAQNVQADQDYQRRLAALEMQIRELEAIGEIDEANELRKQLEQLRRSSPD; this is translated from the coding sequence ATGACGCTTTCGCACCGCTCCGGGCTGGTCGGCCTCGTCGCCCTCCTGCTCGCCGGAGCTCTGGCCCTTCCGGCCTACGCCGAGTGGACCAAGGGGCTCGAGGCCTACAACAAGCGGGACTGGGCGACCGCGGCCAAGGAGTTCGAGGAGGTCACCAAGACCAACCCCGACTACGCCGCGGGCTACTACATGCTGGGCCTCTGCCAGCGCTCCCTGGGCAACATCAGCCCGGCGCTCGCCAGCCTGCAGAAGGCGGTCGAGCTCGATCCGGCCAACGCCTCGTACAAGATCGGGCTCGGCCAGGTGCAGATGCAGGGGAACCGCTTCCAGGACGCGTACAACACCCTCAAGGGCGTGGACATCGGCTCGGTCGATGCCAAGCTGCGCTCGACCTACGCCGCGACCTTCGCCCAGGCCGCCGCCCGCAGCGACCGGGCCGGCGAGGCGATCCTGGTGCTCAACAACCAGCTCAAGGCCGACCCCAACAACGCGCGGCTCCACCAGGCCCTCGGCGTGGCCTACAGCGCCGAGAGCGACGATGCCAAGGCCTTCGCCTCCTTCAAGCGGGCCTACGAGCTCGATCCGAGCGACGAGTCGAGCGCCCGCAACGTCGTCACCAGCGGCATCGCCGCTGCCCGACGCGCCTCCGGCGCCCAGAAGGACCAGTTCTACACCGAGTCCGGCCGCTTCGCCGAGCAGCTCGCCAACGCGCAGCCGACCTTCGACCACAAGCTGCTGGCCGGGGAGGCGTGGCTCGGTGCCGGCGAGTACCAGAAGGCGCTCGGCTGGTTCGACCAGGCCAAGGCCGCGCAGCCGCAGAACGCCCTCGTGCACTTCTACCACGCCCAGTGCAACACCTCCTTGAACCGGCTCGATGCCGCCATCGACGACCTCCAGGCCGCCCTCAACATCGGCGCCACCGGCAAGCTGCGCACGCAGATCTACAACCAGATGGGCTACGTCTACGACAAGAAGACGGACTACGAGAGAGCGGCGACCGCCTACCGCGACGCCGGCAACTCGGCCAAGGTCTCCGAGATGCAGACCAAGGCCTCGGCGAAGGCCCAGAACGTCCAGGCCGATCAGGACTACCAGCGCCGCCTGGCCGCGCTCGAGATGCAGATCAGGGAGCTCGAGGCGATCGGCGAGATCGACGAGGCCAACGAGCTTCGCAAGCAGCTGGAGCAGCTCAGGCGATCCTCCCCCGACTAG
- a CDS encoding GntR family transcriptional regulator, with the protein MSADAAAAHGTRRTMAEQVYRALKRDLITLRHQPGAALTEQGLAELYGSSRVPVREACRRLQQEGLLTAVPYKGYFVDRVSLKDIHDSFELRLVLESHALTRAAERATAADLRRLAELAGTEYTFHDWQSYAEFLERNEDFHVQLAALSGNSRLVAMLRDLIGAMQRYFMLGLDLGDFAAEMRGEHEQLVARLQAGAVDEAAACLRLQILASRDRILTALISGRIDLPLE; encoded by the coding sequence ATGAGCGCAGACGCGGCGGCCGCGCACGGCACCCGCCGGACCATGGCGGAGCAGGTCTACCGGGCCCTCAAGCGCGACCTCATCACGCTGCGCCATCAGCCCGGCGCCGCGCTCACCGAGCAGGGGCTGGCCGAGCTCTACGGCTCGAGCCGGGTGCCGGTCCGCGAGGCCTGCCGCAGGCTCCAGCAGGAGGGCCTGCTGACCGCGGTGCCCTACAAGGGATACTTCGTCGACCGGGTCTCGCTCAAGGACATCCACGACAGCTTCGAGCTCCGGCTCGTGCTCGAGAGCCACGCCCTGACGCGGGCCGCCGAGCGCGCCACCGCCGCCGACCTGCGCCGGCTGGCGGAGCTCGCCGGCACCGAGTACACCTTCCACGACTGGCAGTCCTACGCCGAGTTCCTGGAGCGCAACGAGGACTTCCACGTCCAGCTCGCCGCGCTGTCGGGCAACAGCCGCCTGGTCGCGATGCTGCGCGACCTGATCGGCGCCATGCAGCGCTACTTCATGCTCGGCCTCGACCTCGGCGACTTCGCGGCCGAGATGCGCGGCGAGCACGAGCAGCTGGTGGCGCGGCTGCAGGCTGGCGCGGTCGACGAGGCCGCGGCGTGCCTCCGGCTTCAGATCCTGGCCTCCCGCGACCGCATCCTGACGGCGCTGATCAGCGGGCGGATCGACCTTCCCCTGGAGTGA
- the rlmN gene encoding 23S rRNA (adenine(2503)-C(2))-methyltransferase RlmN, giving the protein MTNLVGRSPAEIESLVAPHCDRPFRSRQVAHWIIHRDATTFDEMTDLPAELRRRLQGLFEIADPSLVDAAASADGARKFLFALDDGASVEGVAMPEARKLTLCLSSQAGCALGCRFCVTGVLGPGRNLRPQEIVGQYRAMLRAVGGDAERVNIVFMGMGEPLLNTDHLGAALDVLCERVSPKRITVSTAGIVPGIRWLAARTRRPKLAVSLNAPDQQRRAEIMPISRRYPLDALMREVRSFPLERGRRVTFEYVLIQGFNDATADASLLVELLAGIPSKVNVIPLNEDPDLLPGWRAPEPEAVDAFGRALAEAGLTVTVRWSRGRDVAAACGQLKGRRLRDASDAPTPAGPT; this is encoded by the coding sequence ATGACGAACCTGGTCGGTAGATCGCCGGCAGAGATCGAGAGCCTGGTCGCGCCGCACTGCGACCGGCCGTTCCGCAGCCGCCAGGTGGCGCACTGGATCATCCACCGCGACGCCACCACCTTCGACGAGATGACGGACCTGCCCGCCGAGCTGCGCCGGCGGCTGCAGGGGCTGTTCGAGATCGCCGATCCTTCGCTGGTCGACGCGGCGGCGAGCGCCGACGGCGCGCGCAAGTTCCTGTTCGCGCTCGACGACGGCGCCAGCGTCGAGGGCGTGGCGATGCCCGAGGCCCGCAAGCTGACCCTGTGCCTGTCTTCGCAGGCAGGGTGCGCGCTCGGCTGCCGCTTCTGCGTCACCGGCGTCCTCGGGCCCGGGCGCAACCTGCGGCCCCAGGAGATCGTCGGCCAGTACCGGGCCATGCTGCGGGCGGTGGGCGGCGACGCCGAGCGCGTCAACATCGTGTTCATGGGCATGGGCGAGCCGCTGCTCAACACCGACCACCTCGGCGCCGCGCTCGACGTGCTCTGCGAGCGGGTGAGCCCGAAGCGAATCACGGTGTCGACCGCAGGCATCGTGCCCGGCATTCGCTGGCTGGCAGCGCGGACGCGGCGGCCGAAGCTCGCGGTCTCGCTCAACGCGCCCGACCAGCAGCGGCGCGCCGAGATCATGCCGATCAGCCGTCGCTATCCCCTCGACGCGCTGATGCGGGAGGTCCGGAGCTTCCCGCTCGAGCGTGGCCGCCGCGTCACCTTCGAGTACGTGCTGATCCAGGGCTTCAACGACGCCACGGCCGACGCCTCGCTGCTGGTCGAGCTGCTCGCCGGCATCCCGAGCAAGGTCAACGTGATCCCCCTCAACGAGGACCCCGACCTCCTGCCGGGATGGCGGGCGCCGGAGCCGGAAGCGGTCGACGCCTTCGGACGCGCCCTGGCCGAGGCCGGGCTGACGGTCACCGTGCGCTGGTCCCGCGGCCGCGATGTCGCCGCTGCCTGCGGGCAGCTGAAGGGGCGCCGCCTGCGGGACGCATCGGATGCGCCCACGCCCGCCGGGCCGACGTGA
- a CDS encoding BolA family protein: MVSSRARLVEECLRDRLGAVNVEVVDDSAHHAGHLAAEGGGHFRVLVVSPRFVGLSRVAAQRLVYRALGSLMASDIHALQMTTLTPAAWEEARRQG; the protein is encoded by the coding sequence GTGGTCTCGTCTCGCGCGCGGCTCGTCGAGGAGTGCCTCCGCGATCGGCTCGGCGCGGTCAACGTCGAGGTGGTGGACGACAGCGCCCACCACGCCGGCCACCTCGCGGCGGAAGGCGGCGGCCATTTCCGCGTGCTCGTGGTCTCGCCGCGGTTCGTCGGGCTGAGCCGGGTCGCCGCCCAGCGCCTGGTCTACCGTGCCCTCGGCAGCCTCATGGCAAGCGACATCCACGCCCTCCAGATGACGACCCTGACGCCCGCGGCCTGGGAGGAGGCACGGCGGCAGGGTTGA
- a CDS encoding polyphenol oxidase family protein has translation MTAVREVAGERALEVRHGDAVVLFGLGPPAGGGALERRAGAILSGLAPAVRSIRWARQVHGATVVAVEAGAAGDAICVGDADGLVSCETGTGLVAWTADCVPVALAGPRSVAMVHAGWRGAAAGIVPAALRRLGQCCVPPGELAAFLGPAVCGRHYPVGPEVIAALAGAGVPRPAWLEGDRVELRGFLAAQLEGLGVARVAIVGPCTHTTPELASYRRDGSAAGRQWSLVWRA, from the coding sequence ATGACCGCCGTGAGGGAGGTCGCCGGCGAGCGCGCGCTCGAGGTCCGCCACGGCGACGCGGTGGTGCTGTTCGGCCTCGGCCCGCCCGCCGGGGGCGGCGCGCTCGAGCGGCGGGCCGGCGCGATCCTGAGCGGCCTCGCGCCCGCCGTCCGGTCGATCCGGTGGGCCCGGCAGGTGCACGGCGCCACGGTGGTCGCGGTCGAGGCCGGCGCCGCCGGCGACGCGATCTGCGTCGGCGACGCCGACGGCCTGGTGAGCTGCGAGACCGGCACCGGGCTGGTGGCGTGGACGGCCGACTGCGTCCCGGTGGCGTTGGCCGGGCCACGGTCGGTCGCCATGGTCCACGCCGGCTGGCGCGGCGCGGCGGCCGGCATCGTCCCGGCGGCGCTTCGCCGCCTCGGCCAGTGCTGCGTGCCGCCCGGCGAGCTCGCCGCCTTCCTCGGTCCGGCGGTGTGCGGCCGCCACTACCCGGTCGGGCCCGAGGTGATCGCGGCCCTCGCGGGTGCCGGCGTCCCGCGGCCGGCGTGGCTCGAGGGCGACCGCGTGGAGCTGCGCGGCTTCCTCGCCGCCCAGCTCGAGGGGCTCGGCGTCGCCCGGGTCGCGATCGTCGGGCCCTGCACCCACACCACGCCCGAGCTGGCGTCCTACCGGCGCGACGGCAGCGCTGCCGGCCGCCAGTGGTCGCTGGTGTGGCGCGCCTGA